A window of the Parvularcula bermudensis HTCC2503 genome harbors these coding sequences:
- the metK gene encoding methionine adenosyltransferase, producing MPADHYLFTSESVSEGHPDKVADRISDAIVDLYLGRDPEARVALETLTTTNRVVLAGETRSATPVSADEMIETARGAIKAIGYEQDGFHWEKTDIDCYVHEQAKEIAQGVDAGEGKEEGAGDQGLMFGFASDETPELMPAPIAYSHRIVKALAEARHSGARPEFEPDAKSQVTLAYEGGRPVRATSVVVSTQHQDGLSQDDVRELVRPFVEEALPEGWMCPEEAFYVNPTGSFVIGGPDGDCGLTGRKIIVDTYGGAAPHGGGAFSGKDPTKVDRSAAYASRYLAKNVVAAGLARKCLIQVAYAIGIAHPLSVYVDLTDSQVDPAKLEATLRELMDLSPKGIRTHLQLNKPIYEPTAAYGHFGREAGSDGTFSWERTDLVDELRRAFG from the coding sequence ATGCCTGCTGATCACTATCTCTTCACCTCGGAGTCGGTCTCCGAAGGGCATCCCGACAAGGTCGCCGACCGGATTTCCGACGCCATCGTCGATCTTTATCTTGGTCGCGACCCCGAGGCGCGCGTGGCTCTCGAAACCTTGACCACCACCAATCGCGTGGTCCTGGCGGGCGAAACACGGTCCGCCACCCCGGTGAGCGCCGATGAAATGATCGAAACGGCCCGGGGCGCGATCAAGGCCATTGGATATGAGCAGGACGGCTTCCATTGGGAAAAAACCGATATCGACTGCTATGTGCATGAACAGGCGAAAGAAATCGCGCAGGGCGTCGATGCTGGCGAGGGCAAGGAAGAAGGCGCGGGTGACCAGGGCCTGATGTTCGGTTTTGCGAGCGACGAGACCCCCGAATTGATGCCCGCGCCCATCGCCTATAGCCACCGCATCGTGAAAGCCCTCGCTGAGGCGCGTCACAGCGGGGCGCGCCCTGAATTCGAGCCCGACGCGAAAAGTCAGGTGACCCTGGCCTATGAAGGCGGGCGGCCGGTCAGGGCAACATCGGTCGTTGTTTCGACGCAGCATCAGGACGGCTTGAGCCAAGACGATGTCCGCGAGCTGGTTCGCCCCTTTGTCGAAGAGGCCCTGCCAGAGGGCTGGATGTGTCCGGAAGAGGCGTTTTACGTGAACCCCACCGGCAGTTTTGTCATCGGTGGCCCGGACGGGGATTGCGGTCTCACCGGCCGAAAGATCATTGTCGATACCTATGGCGGCGCAGCCCCCCATGGCGGCGGCGCCTTTTCGGGAAAAGACCCCACCAAGGTCGACCGCTCGGCGGCTTATGCGAGCCGATATCTTGCAAAGAATGTCGTGGCTGCGGGTCTTGCGCGGAAATGCTTGATCCAAGTCGCTTATGCGATCGGGATCGCCCATCCCCTCTCGGTTTATGTCGACCTTACCGACAGTCAGGTGGATCCGGCGAAACTCGAAGCCACCTTGAGGGAGCTGATGGATCTCAGCCCCAAGGGAATCCGCACGCATTTACAGCTGAACAAGCCGATATACGAACCCACCGCGGCCTATGGTCATTTCGGTCGAGAGGCGGGCAGTGACGGCACGTTTAGTTGGGAGCGCACCGACCTTGTCGATGAGCTGCGGCGGGCCTTTGGCTGA
- a CDS encoding DJ-1/PfpI family protein: MSPHVVFLLFPRMTQLDLTGPAEVLSRVPGARLSFVAKTLDPVLTSSGFGILPTATYATVGRGDILCIPGGFGIDDVMIDPESMAFVKDQAAGAQAVTAVCTGALVLGAAGLLRGVRATTHWAFHPLLERTGARPTQARVVQDGRIITGGGVTAGIDFGLTLAATLCGDEAAREIALSIEYDPAPPFGPGTLEGQPDAIGSRVAERYRSMLSQTAARLETALAGG; the protein is encoded by the coding sequence ATGAGCCCCCATGTCGTATTTCTCCTCTTCCCCCGGATGACACAATTGGATCTCACGGGCCCGGCAGAAGTGCTGAGCCGCGTGCCTGGCGCACGGTTGTCCTTCGTCGCGAAGACCCTCGATCCTGTGTTGACGAGCAGCGGTTTTGGGATTTTGCCGACCGCGACCTACGCGACCGTGGGGCGCGGCGATATTTTGTGTATCCCCGGGGGCTTTGGGATCGACGACGTCATGATCGATCCGGAAAGTATGGCGTTTGTGAAGGATCAGGCCGCGGGGGCACAGGCCGTAACGGCGGTCTGCACCGGCGCGCTGGTCTTGGGGGCGGCGGGTCTTCTTCGGGGCGTTCGGGCAACGACCCATTGGGCGTTTCACCCCCTTCTAGAGAGGACCGGCGCGCGGCCAACGCAGGCGCGGGTGGTTCAGGATGGCCGCATCATTACCGGCGGCGGCGTGACGGCGGGAATCGATTTCGGTTTGACCCTGGCGGCAACGCTCTGCGGCGACGAGGCGGCACGGGAGATCGCCTTGTCCATCGAGTATGACCCCGCCCCTCCCTTTGGCCCCGGGACGCTTGAGGGTCAGCCCGACGCCATCGGGTCCCGTGTTGCCGAGCGCTACCGATCGATGCTCTCTCAGACCGCCGCCCGCCTCGAAACAGCCCTCGCCGGAGGATGA
- the trmB gene encoding tRNA (guanosine(46)-N7)-methyltransferase TrmB gives MADESSSSAFPWPDGRLYGRRQAKPLRPRPQRLVTDLLPTLAVTPDHVGALIAAWEGRVWLEVGFGGGEHLAWQAARHPDTLMLGAEPFLNGVGKLLGLIEDQGLTNIRILHGDVRPLMAALPDQSVDRLFVLHPDPWPKKKHHKRRMISPAFLDQAARILPPGGHLRVSSDIPDYVRWTLMHIQRHNRREMTFRWTARRRRDWTVRPEDWPQTRYEAKALREGRSPAYLDFIRQPDGHPARG, from the coding sequence TTGGCTGACGAGTCCTCGTCCAGCGCCTTCCCCTGGCCGGATGGCCGCCTCTATGGCCGACGGCAGGCCAAACCGCTGCGGCCGAGGCCGCAGCGCCTGGTGACGGACCTTCTCCCCACGCTCGCCGTCACGCCCGATCATGTGGGCGCGCTGATCGCCGCGTGGGAGGGCCGCGTATGGCTGGAGGTCGGCTTTGGCGGCGGCGAGCATCTCGCCTGGCAAGCCGCCCGTCATCCCGACACATTAATGCTCGGCGCCGAACCCTTTCTGAACGGCGTCGGCAAACTCCTCGGCTTGATTGAGGACCAGGGGCTGACCAATATCCGCATCCTTCACGGCGATGTCCGCCCGCTGATGGCCGCCCTCCCCGATCAATCGGTGGATCGGCTCTTTGTGCTTCACCCTGATCCCTGGCCGAAGAAGAAACATCATAAACGGCGCATGATCTCTCCCGCCTTCCTCGATCAGGCCGCTCGGATCTTGCCGCCCGGCGGGCATTTGCGCGTCAGTTCGGACATCCCTGACTATGTCCGGTGGACCTTGATGCATATTCAGCGACACAATCGGCGAGAGATGACCTTTCGGTGGACCGCGCGCCGGCGCCGCGATTGGACGGTGAGGCCGGAGGATTGGCCGCAAACCCGCTATGAGGCCAAGGCGCTGCGGGAGGGTCGATCCCCCGCCTATTTGGATTTCATTCGTCAGCCGGACGGCCATCCCGCGCGGGGATAG
- a CDS encoding sulfotransferase gives MAVPDFVIVGAMKAATTTLAAQLDAQPGIALSREKEPSFFAKEWGRSADWYDVQWKGAAATDLKGEASTDYAKWPAYPEAPARLLRWAPGVKIIYLLRDPLDRAFSHAIHEMKKGRHLGPPDAVARDLDLIWQVSCYAAQLDRWLAVLPPERVLLMSSDRLAAMPEDEFARALTFLGCDGKWSADRARLHGRHDAYRPLPGQRFLVDNAAATALRRRLVPKSWRASLRRRRGLDIPDRFSEATEAYLKARIAPDLARLGGMTGRTLSFDTFRAEMIAAPPTLVGQGPIPARDGRPADE, from the coding sequence GTGGCCGTGCCGGATTTCGTCATTGTCGGTGCCATGAAGGCGGCGACCACCACCCTCGCCGCCCAATTGGATGCCCAGCCGGGCATAGCGCTTTCGCGGGAGAAAGAGCCGTCCTTCTTTGCCAAGGAATGGGGCCGGTCCGCCGATTGGTATGACGTCCAGTGGAAGGGAGCGGCTGCGACGGACCTGAAGGGCGAGGCCAGCACCGATTACGCGAAATGGCCGGCCTATCCGGAGGCGCCCGCCCGGCTGCTGCGCTGGGCGCCGGGGGTGAAGATCATCTATCTGCTCCGCGATCCGCTGGACCGCGCCTTCTCCCACGCCATTCACGAAATGAAGAAGGGGCGCCATCTTGGGCCGCCCGACGCGGTCGCCCGGGACCTTGATCTGATATGGCAGGTGAGCTGCTACGCCGCGCAACTCGACCGCTGGTTGGCGGTCCTCCCCCCCGAACGGGTCCTTCTCATGTCGAGCGATCGCCTCGCCGCCATGCCGGAGGATGAGTTTGCCCGGGCGCTCACTTTCCTGGGATGCGATGGAAAATGGTCCGCCGACCGTGCCCGGTTGCATGGGCGGCATGACGCCTATCGCCCCTTACCTGGTCAGCGTTTCCTCGTTGACAATGCGGCCGCGACCGCCCTGCGACGGCGTCTGGTGCCGAAATCCTGGCGGGCATCCCTCCGCCGGCGGCGCGGGTTGGACATCCCGGACCGGTTCTCCGAGGCGACCGAGGCCTATCTCAAGGCGCGCATTGCGCCCGATTTGGCCCGGCTTGGCGGTATGACCGGTAGGACTTTGAGCTTTGACACCTTTCGCGCGGAGATGATCGCCGCGCCGCCGACCCTGGTGGGGCAAGGCCCTATCCCCGCGCGGGATGGCCGTCCGGCTGACGAATGA